Proteins encoded together in one Triticum dicoccoides isolate Atlit2015 ecotype Zavitan chromosome 7B, WEW_v2.0, whole genome shotgun sequence window:
- the LOC119339994 gene encoding transmembrane protein 258-like, translated as MAAKAISSPVPVEWYPTLAVVMVSVGLMLTASFFIYEATTSRRNRSLAKEIVTASIASVFLGFGSLFVLLASGVYV; from the exons ATG GCGGCCAAGGCGATCTCCAGCCCCGTGCCGGTGGAATGGTACCCGACGCTGGCCGTCGTCATGGTCTCCGTCGGCCTCATGCTCACCGCATCCTTCTTCAT TTATGAAGCCACGACTTCAAGGCGGAACCGTAGTTTAGCAAAGGAGATTGTCACAGCGTCCATTGCTTCCGTCTTCCTG GGCTTTGGATCTCTCTTCGTGCTCCTTGCAAGCGGTGTTTATGTCTGA
- the LOC119340327 gene encoding myosin-17-like has protein sequence MPPEYLQGILGTMSDIFSLGVIILEVVTGERKYPDNIPPLEEFIETELEKWRDTLQKAPGYTSLETDCLQIRRCIQVGLKCMNPSRAKRPTITKVIKMLQGLGGMDCNVSNEVTPTAAQIRSGPRELLDIHPLELSFSLDSDKQIRCLVKLTNKTNECIAFHFKVTGATNKYCIEPAGRFLLPREMTYLVVTMETRGELQCNDQFLVQSIIVREDRVTSKPIPGQTFDKMPISVVHKVKLAVIHVPAVMVREDRVTSKPIPGQTFDKMPISVVHKVKLPVIHVPAVQGTLNPQQSEGSQGKLLGRPNISDKDNEYTLVECLEKDLGYCAGKPIAAVLIYKCFVQWRTFESQTTSSFDRIIHLIGSALEFLQDQDNNETVAYWLSNSFALLRLMQRTSESSAAAPQRQRFMRTGDSPQSSIFGMIKKINLQQAIEAHPALLFKQQLTAYLEKTYRMIRDNLKREISPFLGHCIQAPRTARISWTHGASVANVLAQQIGHWQSIVKIITNYLGVLKSNYVPSFLICKLFGQIFSFINVQLFMSVLLRGECCSFSHGEYVKAGLAELEQWIIDATEEYAGCSWEELKHIRQAVEFLVIIEKPKKTLEEITNDLCPVLSIAQIYRISTMYRDDKFGTQTVSSEVITSMKTIMTEESENGVVVPFLFDADGSIPFSLHDLQKCAQKFEVTDVDMPPLVLEHPCFNFLHKTKDKLDGPALQS, from the exons ATGCCCCCAGAATACCTACAAGGTATACTCGGAACTATGTCAGATATATTCAGTCTGGGTGTAATAATCTTGGAGGTAGTAACAGGAGAAAGGAAGTACCCAGATAATATTCCTCCTTTGGAGGAATTCATTGAGACT GAGCTTGAAAAATGGAGAGATACGCTGCAGAAAGCACCAGGGTATACATCCTTAGAGACAGATTGCCTACAAATAAGGAGATGCATTCAGGTAGGTCTAAAATGCATGAATCCTTCACGGGCTAAAAGACCTACAATCACTAAAGTCATCAAGATGCTTCAAGGATTGGGAGGTATGGATTGCAATGTTAGCAATGAGGTAACGCCAACGGCAGCCCAG ATTAGGTCCGGCCCAAGAGAGTTGCTTGATATCCACCCCTTGGAGCTCAGCTTTAGCTTGGATTCAGACAAGCAGATCCGTTGCCTCGTAAAGCTAACTAATAAAACAAATGAATGTATTGCATTTCATTTTAAGGTTACGGGGGCAACAAACAAGTACTGCATTGAACCGGCTGGCAGATTCCTGTTGCCACGGGAGATGACTTATTTAGTTGTAACAATGGAAACGAGAGGGGAGTTGCAGTGCAATGATCAATTCCTTGTACAAAGCATCATAGTGAGGGAGGATAGAGTGACATCTAAGCCTATCCCTGGACAGACATTCGACAAAATGCCAATCAGTGTGGTGCACAAGGTAAAGTTGGCGGTTATTCATGTGCCTGCAGTCATGGTGAGGGAGGATAGAGTGACATCTAAGCCTATCCCTGGACAGACTTTTGACAAAATGCCAATCAGTGTGGTGCACAAGGTAAAGTTGCCGGTTATTCATGTACCTGCAGTCCAAGGAACATTGAATCCGCAGCAGTCTGAAGGCTCTCAG GGAAAACTTCTAGGAAGACCAAACATTTCTGACAAG GATAATGAATACACGCTGGTTGAATGTTTGGAAAAAGACCTTGGGTATTGTGCGGGAAAGCCCATTGCTGCAGTTCTCATATATAAATGTTTTGTTCAGTGGAGAACTTTTGAGTCACAGACGACCTCATCCTTTGACCGTATTATTCACTTAATTGGGAGTGCACTAGAG TTTCTACAGGACCAGGATAATAACGAAACAGTTGCATATTGGCTCTCCAATTCATTCGCGTTACTCCGACTTATGCAACGAACATCCGAATCAAGTGCAGCAGCTCCTCAGAGACAACGGTTCATG AGAACTGGAGATTCACCACAAAGCAGTATATTTggtatgatcaaaaagatcaatctCCAGCAAGCTATTGAAGCCCATCCTGCTCTGCTTTTCAAGCAACAGCTCACAGCTTACCTTGAGAAGACGTATCGAATGATAAGAGACAATTTGAAGAGAGAGATATCTCCATTTCTTGGTCATTGCATTCAG GCACCGAGAACAGCTCGCATAAGTTGGACTCATGGAGCTTCTGTTGCAAACGTCTTGGCCCAGCAGATCGGCCATTGGCAGAGTATTGTGAAAATAATAACAAACTACCTGGGTGTTTTGAAATCCAATTAT GTTCCTTCATTCTTAATCTGCAAGCTGTTCGGTCAAATATTTTCATTCATTAATGTCCAGTTGTTCATGAG CGTGCTTCTCCGAGGAGAGTGCTGTTCATTTAGCCACGGAGAATATGTCAAGGCTGGATTGgcagagttagaacagtggatcatTGATGCGACTGAAGAG TATGCAGGCTGTTCCTGGGAAGAACTGAAGCACATTAGGCAGGCTGTTGAATTCCTT GTTATTATTGAAAAGCCAAAGAAAACACTGGAAGAGATCACCAACGATTTGTGCCCT GTCCTTAGCATAGCACAGATATACCGTATCAGTACGATGTATCGGGATGATAAATTTGGCACCCAAACAGTTTCGTCAGAG GTAATCACAAGTATGAAAACAATTATGACTGAAGAATCAGAAAATGGAGTGGTCGTTCCTTTCTTATTTGATGCTGATGGAAG CATTCCATTTTCGCTGCATGACCTTCAGAAGTGTGCGCAGAAATTCGAGGTAACAGATGTTGATATGCCGCCTTTGGTCCTGGAGCATCCTTGCTTTAACTTCCTACACAAAACAAAGGACAAACTGGACGGCCCGGCCCTCCAAAGTTAA
- the LOC119340328 gene encoding cysteine-rich receptor-like protein kinase 37: MDGDCGSKPHKLPLQYLKDITKNFSRVLGKGGFGVVYEGVQPNGEIVAVKKLLNPMSQKQFENEVDLLMRLEHPNIVRLVGYCYEIENEHFPLNWKYVFAGKAESLLCLEYLPNGSLDEFLSDSDKSS, translated from the exons ATGGATGGTGACTGTGGTTCAAAACCACACAAATTGCCATTACAATACTTAAAAGATATCACAAAGAACTTCTCGCGAGTACTTGGGAAAGGTGGTTTCGGTGTGGTATATGAG GGCGTGCAACCGAATGGGGAAATAGTTGCTGTGAAGAAGCTTTTGAACCCAATGTCACAAAAGCAATTTGAGAATGAGGTTGATCTTCTGATGAGACTTGAGCATCCAAATATAGTACGATTAGTAGGCTACTGCTATGAAATAGAAAACGAACACTTCCCTCTCAATTGGAAATACGTTTTTGCTGGGAAGGCAGAAAGTTTGCTTTGCCTGGAGTATCTGCCTAATGGAAGTCTTGACGAGTTTCTTTCAG ATTCAGATAAATCTTCTTGA